The Brassica oleracea var. oleracea cultivar TO1000 chromosome C6, BOL, whole genome shotgun sequence genome includes a region encoding these proteins:
- the LOC106299211 gene encoding receptor-like protein 12 → MIFVMKGKVFLGQHLIWLMLLLGQTHGYKSCIEKERMALLDLKRYVVSVTEEDQTEYVLPTWTNEEKMDCCHWEGLKCNRTSGRVIEIVFGGLYLKENSHLNLSLLHPFEEVQRLDLSNYEDKGLSGLFDYVEGYKSLRRLRNLEVLYLTENKFNNSIFPFLNAATSLTTLFLRGNKMDGHFPAKGVHFLLPLKLLDLSGNNFSGSIRVRDMTPLKQLKALDLRGNKFSASTDLQGICELKNLLELDFSKNKLVGNFPLCLTSLTRLRVLDLSSNQLTGTIPFALGNLKSLEYLSLFDNNFEGLFSLGSLTNLSELRVLKLSSKSNSFQVVSESSWKPKFQLSVISLRSCILEKVPPFLRYQKELHEIYLSDNRISENFPSWLLANNTNLEILHLKNNSFTSFQLPSSGHSLIFLDVSVNKFNNLFPINIGWILPSLRYINISNNGFHGELPSSLGNMKGIEFLDISHNSFHGKLPRSFLEGCYSLTILKMSHNKLSGEILPKATNFTDMLVLSMDNNQFTGNIGQGLRSLRYMLLLDISNNNLTGVFPSWFGDFPYMNALLVANNMLEGEIPTALFNITYLQLLDLSANMLSGSIPPRLNSTNQVALFLQDNNLSGSIPNTLLVNIRILDLRNNRLSGNIPELINTQNINILLLRGNNLSGRIPRQLCALRSIHLLDLANNRLNGSIPLCLGNTSFGSFCLGKENASYSYDVGMAFTDVFPSSTPDSTSTGNVGTYVKSLLVLDQFSMDYEAATQTKIEFATKHRYDAYMGGNLRYLFGMDLSENELSGEVPVELGGLLELYALNLSHNYLTGAIPKSFSGMKNMESLDLSFNRLQGHIPPQLTELSSLAVFNVSFNNLSGVIPLGKQFNTFDSQSYLGNPLLCGKPTNMSCESNNFHEPDNGVEAEETTIDMVSFYWSLAAAYVTILLGIFTSLSFDSPWSRLWFYNIDAFIHKAGNFLC, encoded by the exons ATGATATTTGTAATGAAAGGGAAGGTGTTCTTGGGCCAACATTTGATATGGCTGATGCTATTATTGGGTCAGACACACGGATACAAAAGCTGTATTGAAAAAGAGAGGATGGCTTTGCTGGATCTCAAAAGGTACGTGGTCTCAGTTACTGAAGAAGATCAAACTGAATATGTTCTCCCTACTTGGACCAATGAAGAAAAGATGGATTGCTGCCACTGGGAGGGCCTTAAGTGCAATCGTACAAGCGGGCGGGTGATCGAGATTGTCTTTGGTGGACTGTACCTCAAAGAGAATTCTCACCTTAATCTTTCTTTGCTGCATCCCTTTGAAGAAGTTCAACGTCTGGACTTATCTAACTATGAAGACAAAGGATTAAGTGGCTTGTTTGATTATGTTGAAG GTTATAAAAGCCTAAGAAGGTTAAGAAACCTGGAGGTTTTGTATCTCACTGAAAATAAATTCAATAACAGCATCTTTCCTTTTCTTAATGCTGCTACATCGCTCACAACTCTGTTCCTCCGAGGCAACAAGATGGATGGCCATTTTCCTGCTAAAGGTGTGCATTTTTT ACTCCCCTTGAAACTGTTGGACCTGAGTGGAAACAACTTTAGTGGATCCATACGAGTACGAG ATATGACTCCTCTGAAACAACTGAAAGCTCTGGATCTACGTGGTAACAAATTTTCGGCCTCAACAGATTTGCAAG GAATTTGCGAATTGAAGAACTTGCTGGAGCTCGATTTCAGTAAAAACAAACTAGTAGGAAATTTTCCTTTATGTTTAACTAGCTTGACTAGACTTCGAGTTCTTGATCTCTCATCAAACCAATTGACTGGTACCATACCATTTGCTCTCGGTAACCTTAAATCCCTTGAGTATTTGTCGTTGTTTGATAACAACTTCGAAGGCTTGTTTTCACTAGGTTCCCTAACCAACCTCTCAGAGCTTAGGGTGCTGAAACTTAGTTCAAAATCCAACTCGTTCCAAGTAGTGTCTGAAAGTTCTTGGAAGCCAAAATTCCAGTTGAGTGTTATTTCACTACGATCTTGCATCTTGGAGAAGGTTCCTCCTTTTCTTCGGTACCAGAAGGAATTGCATGAGATTTATCTTTCTGACAATAGAATCTCTGAAAACTTCCCTTCTTGGTTACTAGCAAACAACACAAACCTCGAAATCTTGCATCTAAAGAATAATTCTTTTACAAGCTTTCAGCTACCAAGCTCTGGTCATAGCTTGATTTTCTTGGATGTGTCAGTTAATAAATTCAATAATCTCTTTCCTATTAACATTGGGTGGATACTTCCTTCTTTACGATATATAAATATATCGAATAACGGTTTTCATGGAGAACTGCCATCTTCTCTGGGTAATATGAAAGGTATTGAGTTTCTTGATATATCTCACAACAGTTTCCACGGGAAGCTACCAAGAAGCTTTTTAGAGGGTTGTTATTCCTTGACAATTTTGAAGATGTCACATAACAAACTAAGTGGAGAGATTTTGCCAAAAGCAACAAATTTTACTGATATGTTGGTGTTGTCAATGGATAACAATCAGTTTACAGGAAACATTGGACAAGGCTTGAGGAGCTTGAGATACATGTTATTGCTCGACATTTCGAATAACAATCTCACTGGTGTTTTCCCAAGCTGGTTTGGGGACTTTCCATACATGAACGCACTACTGGTTGCAAACAATATGTTGGAAGGTGAAATACCTACTGCCTTGTTCAATATAACCTATCTTCAGCTACTGGACCTCTCGGCAAATATGTTATCCGGGAGCATTCCTCCACGCCTCAACTCTACGAATCAGGTAGCGTTATTCCTGCAAGACAATAATTTATCAGGCTCTATTCCAAACACATTGCTAGTGAATATCCGCATACTTGATCTGAGAAACAACAGGTTGTCTGGGAATATTCCGGAGCTCATCAACACCCAAAACATCAATATTCTTCTTCTGCGTGGGAATAATTTATCAGGCCGTATTCCTCGTCAGTTGTGTGCCCTAAGAAGCATCCACCTTCTGGATCTTGCTAACAATAGGTTAAATGGATCTATACCGTTATGTCTTGGCAATACATCATTTGGTTCATTTTGTTTGGGGAAAGAGAATGCATCATATTCTTATGATGTTGGCATGGCTTTCACCGATGTCTTCCCTAGTTCTACTCCAGACTCTACTTCCACAGGAAATGTTGGAACATACGTCAAGTCTCTGCTTGTGCTAGATCAGTTTAGTATGGACTATGAGGCAGCTACACAAACTAAGATTGAATTTGCAACCAAACACCGATATGATGCCTACATGGGTGGAAATCTCAGATACTTGTTCGGAATGGATCTATCAGAGAATGAGCTGAGTGGTGAGGTCCCTGTAGAGCTTGGAGGTCTTCTTGAACTTTATGCTCTCAATCTTTCTCACAACTATTTAACAGGTGCAATACCTAAAAGCTTTTCAGGTATGAAGAATATGGAAAGCCTTGATCTTTCTTTCAACAGACTACAAGGGCATATCCCACCACAACTAACAGAGCTGAGCAGCCTAGCTGTATTCAATGTCTCATTCAACAACTTGTCAGGAGTCATTCCACTGGGAAAACAGTTTAACACCTTTGATTCACAAAGCTACTTAGGCAATCCTCTTCTCTGTGGAAAACCAACCAACATGAGCTGCGAGAGCAATAACTTTCATGAACCGGATAATGGAGTGGAAGCAGAGGAAACCACAATCGACATGGTTTCTTTCTACTGGAGCTTAGCTGCAGCTTATGTGACAATACTTCTTGGAATATTCACATCTCTCTCTTTTGATTCTCCTTGGAGCAGACTTTGGTTCTACAACATTGATGCTTTCATCCACAAGGCGGGGAATTTTCTATGCTGA
- the LOC106296510 gene encoding glycerophosphodiester phosphodiesterase GDPD5-like → MILTKCLPLIWLSLVTLCAGRTLYQLPGKGVKDDTKQPIQTSRPFNIAHRGSNGEIPEETKAAYLRAIEEGTDFIETDILSSKDGVLICFHDVILDLTTDVASRKEFAGRNRTYDVQGFKITGFFTFDFTLKELKTLRTKQRYAFRDQQYNGKYPIITFEEFLAIARDAPRVVGIYPEIKNPVLMNQHVKWPGGKRFEDKVVETLKKHGYGGAYLSKQWLNKPLFIQSFAPSSLVYISNLTDSPKVLLIDDVTMPTQDTNQTYAEITSDTYFTYIKEYVVGIGPWKDTIVPVTNNYMLTPTDLVKRAHAHNLQVHPYTYRNENQFLHFNFSQDPYMEYEYWIKEIGVDGLFTDFTGSLHNYQEWASPLPDTSSKSTRQLLSHIASLVRPYAKA, encoded by the exons ATGATTCTTACAA AGTGCTTGCCATTGATATGGCTATCTCTAGTCACTCTGTGTGCTGGAAGGACACTATACCAACTCCCTGGTAAAGGAGTCAAAGATGATACTAAGCAGCCGATTCAGACATCACGTCCTTTTAACATCGCACACAGAGGTTCCAACGGAGAGATCCCAGAAGAAACTAAAGCTGCATACTTG AGAGCAATTGAAGAGGGAACAGACTTTATAGAAACAGATATCTTATCATCAAAAGATGGTGTGCTTATCTGTTTCCATGATGTCATCCTTGACTTAACAACCGATGTTGCGAGTCGCAAGGAGTTTGCTGGTCGCAATAGGACATATGACGTCCAAGGTTTCAAGATCACTGGCTTTTTCACTT TTGATTTTACTCTCAAAGAACTAAAGACACTACGGACAAAACAGAGATATGCTTTTCGGGACCAGCAATACAACG GAAAGTACCCCATCATCACATTTGAAGAGTTCCTTGCCATTGCTCGGGATGCTCCGAGAGTTGTTGGCATATATCCTGAGATTAAGAATCCAGTTCTAATGAACCAACAT GTCAAGTGGCCTGGTGGTAAGAGATTTGAGGATAAAGTTGTGGAGACACTTAAGAAGCATGGGTACGGAGGCGCATATTTATCCAAGCAGTGGTTGAACAAACCATTGTTTATTCAATCGTTTGCTCCATCTTCACTCGTGTACATATCAAACTTGACAGACTCACCAAAAGTCTTGTTAATAGACGATGTTACCATGCCAACTCAAGATACTAACCAG ACATACGCAGAGATCACATCAGATACCTATTTCACCTACATCAAAGAGTATGTTGTGGGGATTGGACCATGGAAGGATACAATAGTTCCAGTAACGAACAACTACATGCTAACCCCAACAGATTTGGTCAAAAGAGCTCACGCGCATAATCTTCAGGTGCATCCATACACTTACAGGAATGAAAACCAGTTTTTGCACTTTAACTTCAGCCAAGACCCATATATGGAATACGAGTACTGGATCAAAGAGATTGGAGTCGATGGACTCTTTACTGATTTCACCGGTAGCCTCCATAACTATCAAGAGTGGGCATCTCCATTACCTGACACCTCCTCCAAGTCCACACGTCAGCTCTTGAGTCATATTGCTTCTCTGGTCCGCCCTTATGCAAAGGCTTGA
- the LOC106296511 gene encoding uncharacterized protein DDB_G0271670 gives METSQERNFFQPNDQTVRLSSSSSSSSSSSSCSSIEAEPRPDENPNYNQSPPTQIMERTTTTSTPTTPPYRIPSHVFARTPSTAPAEWSTLSNESLFSIRMGNNSFNANDYFKSGELTFPQPPSPRTPHLPSPLPSPRQNTNQGGGGGGGGGSGVVEEAKTLVEIGKKAAETEKASPASKEEEQKSASSIREFIMANEAANKDNNNNNNNNNKLDRSISRRSENLSVKSFAFPILGNADKGGLQSSTPQKKQTKPSQPETPKSSSESEGDEGLKKEEAPKPEAASNRTPKWLLSCFPCCTTCCV, from the exons ATGGAAACGTCACAAGAGCGCAACTTTTTTCAACCCAACGATCAAACCGTACGGCTCTCTTCGTCTTCGTCTTCTTCTTCTTCCTCTTCTTCTTGTTCTTCAATAGAAGCCGAACCAAGACCTGACGAGAATCCAAACTATAACCAATCTCCTCCAACGCAAATAATGGAGAGAACCACAACGACCTCGACTCCCACCACACCTCCTTACAGAATCCCTTCACACGTTTTCGCAAGAACGCCCTCTACGGCTCCAGCTGAATGGAGCACTCTCTCCAACGAATCTCTCTTCAGCATCCGCATGGGTAACAACAGCTTCAACGCAAACGATTACTTCAAATCGGGAGAGCTCACGTTTCCCCAGCCTCCTTCACCTAGAACTCCTCATTTGCCTTCTCCGTTACCTTCTCCTCGTCAAAATACAAACCAAGGAGGTGGAGGAGGAGGAGGAGGAGGAAGCGGAGTTGTGGAGGAGGCGAAAACTCTGGTGGAAATAGGCAAGAAAGCAGCTGAAACAGAGAAAGCGTCTCCCGCAAGTAAAGAGGAAGAACAAAAGTCTGCATCAAGTATAAGAGAGTTTATCATGGCTAATGAAGCTGCTAATAAAGACAACAACAACAACAACAACAACAACAATAAACTAGATCGTTCTATTTCTCGTCGGTCGGAAAACTTAAGCGTCAAGTCTTTCGCTTTCCCAAT ATTGGGGAATGCAGATAAAGGTGGACTACAAAGCTCAACGCCGCAAAAGAAACAGACGAAGCCGTCACAGCCAGAGACACCGAAGAGTTCCTCTGAGTCTGAAGGAGATGAAGGGTTGAAGAAAGAGGAAGCTCCTAAACCAGAAGCAGCCTCTAACCGCACCCCTAAGTGGTTGTTATCTTGCTTCCCTTGCTGCACAACTTGCTGCGTCTGA
- the LOC106296455 gene encoding glycine-rich RNA-binding protein 5, mitochondrial: MAFLSKVGKIIRQTSAHVTASNSMLQSIRCMSSSKIFVGGISYSTDEFGLREAFSKYGEVVDAKIIVDRETGRSRGFAFVTFTSTEEASNAMQLDGQDLHGRRIRVNYATERGSGFGGRGFGGPGGYGAPSGGYGGGGGYGGGAGGYGGGGYNAPAGGYGGGPSYGGNAGGGGYGGNSPYGGNAAGGGYGVAGGVGGSDNFAQGSSSNAGFDDKFSSNEALGNDTDHQLESAGVEEQFGGSDNQFGDSDNGQTEVGGPDGFDQTDDGDVAKKA; the protein is encoded by the exons ATGGCTTTCCTAAGTAAAGTTGGAAAGATAATTAGGCAGACCAGCGCCCATGTCACTGCCTCTAACTCGATGCTACAGAGCATCCGGTGCATGTCTTCTTCTAAAATCTTTGTTGGAG GTATCTCCTACAGCACTGATGAGTTTGGCTTAAGAGAAGCTTTTAGCAAATATGGAGAAGTTGTTGATG CGAAAATTATCGTCGACCGTGAAACTGGTAGATCGAGGGGCTTTGCTTTCGTGACATTTACATCTACCGAGGAGGCTAGTAACGCCATGCAATTGGATGGACAG GACCTTCATGGTCGAAGGATTAGGGTGAACTACGCAACTGAAAGGGGAAGTGGGTTTGGAGGAAGGGGATTCGGTGGTCCTGGTGGTTATGGTGCTCCATCTGGTGGTTATGGAGGTGGTGGTGGCTACGGAGGAGGTGCTGGTGGTTATGGAGGCGGTGGTTACAATGCTCCAGCTGGCGGTTACGGAGGTGGCCCGTCTTATGGAGGAAATGCTGGTGGTGGTGGTTATGGAGGTAACTCTCCTTATGGTGGCAATGCCGCTGGTGGTGGATATGGTGTTGCTGGGGGTGTTGGTGGAAGTGACAACTTCGCTCAAGGCAGTTCCTCTAATGCTGGATTTGATGACAAGTTTAGCAGCAACGAAGCACTAGGCAATGATACGGATCACCAGCTCGAAAGCGCGGGCGTTGAAGAACAGTTTGGTGGCAGTGACAATCAGTTTGGTGACTCGGATAATGGGCAAACAGAGGTTGGCGGCCCAGACGGGTTTGATCAGACTGACGACGGAGATGTTGCCAAGAAAGCTTAG
- the LOC106298684 gene encoding mitochondrial substrate carrier family protein E — MASKDSNREKPPPLSIEIKATQDQFFVWREFVWGGIAGAFGEGMMHPVDTLKTRLQSQIIMNASQRQKSIPQMLRTVWVGDGLKGFYRGIAPGVTGSLATGATYFGVIESTKKWIEETHPNLGGHWVHFIAGAIGDTLGSFVYVPCEVIKQRMQIQGTSSSWSSFISRDSVPVKPRGDMYGYYTGMFQAGSSILKEQGPKGLYAGYWSTLARDVPFAGLMVMFYEALKDLTDQGKKKFPQFGVNSSIEGLVLGGLAGGLSAYLTTPLDVVKTRLQVQGTTIKYKGWLDAVGQIWRKEGPEGFFRGSVPRVMWYIPASALTFMAVEFLRESFREKSKNNNIVVSNLSIESKGSSVHEVREN, encoded by the exons ATGGCGAGCAAGGATTCGAATCGCGAGAAACCACCTCCTTTGAGTATCGAAATCAAAGCCACTCAGGATCAATTTTTCG TGTGGAGAGAGTTCGTATGGGGAGGTATAGCTGGAGCTTTTGGCGAAGGGATGATGCATCCCGTAGATACTCTTAAAACTCGGCTTCAGAGTCAGATTATCATGAATGCGTCTCAG AGACAGAAGAGCATTCCACAAATGTTAAGGACTGTCTGGGTTGGTGATGGACTGAAAG GCTTTTATAGGGGAATTGCTCCTGGAGTCACTGGATCTCTTGCCACTGGTGCAACCTACTTTGGCGTTATTGAGTCCACAAAAAAATGGATTGAAGAGACTCATCCCAACTTAGGAGGCCACTGGGTACACTTTATTGCAGGAGCTATTG GTGATACACTTGGTTCTTTCGTATATGTTCCCTGTGAAGTAATAAAGCAGCGGATGCAAATTCAAGGGACTAGTAGCTCCTGGAGCTCTTTTATTTCGAGGGACAGCGTTCCAGTGAAACCAAGAGGTGACATGTATGGTTATTATACTGGAATGTTCCAGGCTGGAAGCTCAATATTGAAAGAGCAAGGACCAAAAGGGCTGTATGCTGG ATATTGGTCTACACTAGCAAGGGATGTACCTTTCGCTGGCCTCATG GTGATGTTTTATGAAGCATTGAAGGATCTAACAGATCAAGGGAAGAAAAAGTTTCCACAATTTGGAGTCAACAGTTCAATCGAGGGGCTCGTTTTGGGAGGATTAGCTGGTG GACTAAGTGCTTATCTCACAACTCCACTGGATGTTGTTAAAACAAGATTGCAAGTACAAGGAACAACGATCAA GTACAAGGGTTGGCTGGATGCAGTTGGGCAGATATGGAGGAAGGAAGGTCCAGAGGGCTTTTTCAGGGGAAGCGTTCCGAGGGTCATGTGGTATATTCCGGCCTCGGCACTCACTTTCATGGCCGTTGAATTCCTTAGAGAGAGTTTCAGAGAGAAAAGTAAGAATAACAACATTGTTGTCTCAAACTTAAGCATAGAGAGTAAAGGATCTTCGGTACATGAGGTTAGAGAGAACTAG